AGATCTAAagattttatgttgtttaactgttttctgtccAAAAACCCTCAAATCCATAACGGACTCATCTGAATCTCTATCTTCTGCcattgtctctgtctgtctctcatCTCCGGTTGTCTCTGTCTCCATCTCTTCTTCTCTCattgtctctgtctctttctgtctctcttcttCTGTTGTCTTTGTCTGTCTCTTTTCTATCTCTGTCCCTCTCTGCGTCTCTTCTTCTGTCATCTCTGTCCACGTCCCACCTTCTGTCGTCTCTTCGGTCCGTTTCTCTTCTTCTATAGCTGTCCATCTCACGGTTTCTTCTCTTGTCTTCGTCCCTCTCCCTGTCTGTCCATCTCCGCCTGTCCTCGTCCTCCCGGTGTCTCTCCGTCTCCCTCGCTCTTTGTCCGTTCTGGTTGTATTTGTCATAGGCGGcgtcctccttctcctctttgaCTCTGatggctgcaggaggaggaagaggaggaggaggaggatgaggagaggaaGATGACGATGCCCGGCTCCTCTTCTTattcttctcctttttctctttcttctttttcttcttctctttcttgtctgagacagagaaaaagaggagtTTTAGGCCCGGTCTGGTGTCGGGTGGACttaagacaacaggaagtgagcTCACCTTTCTTGGGCTTCTTCACAGGTACGGCGTACTGCTCGTCTTcctctgaggaagaggagggtggggCATCAGGGTCTTTGGGTGCACATCCCTGCTCCCTCAGACTTTTGGTTACATCATCAATATCTTCATTGTCTTTGGGAGGACGGTAGTTTTTAACGTGATCAACCCGAATGGTTCGACCTTTAATCTGCCACAAAAgacaataattttaaattattttagcaatttcttttaattaaaagtaaaagtccTTTATCTGTCCAACTTTTCTTCATCTTAAATACCAATAAACTTAATGTTTCTGGACTAAAACGTCTTTACACTTCCTGTTTTGTCCTGCAGGGGGCAGAGTTACCTTGATGCCGTTGAAGTTGTCCACAGCCAGGATAGTGCTCCTCTGGTCCTCGTAGCAGATGAAGCAGAAACCTTTAGACTTCCCCGTCTTCTTATCGCGTACCAGGTT
The sequence above is a segment of the Melanotaenia boesemani isolate fMelBoe1 chromosome 15, fMelBoe1.pri, whole genome shotgun sequence genome. Coding sequences within it:
- the rbmx2 gene encoding RNA-binding motif protein, X-linked 2, with amino-acid sequence MNPLTKVKLINELNEREADLGVSESVSWHTEYNDSAWVFVGGFPYELTEGDLICVFSQYGEVVNINLVRDKKTGKSKGFCFICYEDQRSTILAVDNFNGIKIKGRTIRVDHVKNYRPPKDNEDIDDVTKSLREQGCAPKDPDAPPSSSSEEDEQYAVPVKKPKKDKKEKKKKKKEKKEKNKKRSRASSSSSPHPPPPPLPPPAAIRVKEEKEDAAYDKYNQNGQRARETERHREDEDRRRWTDRERDEDKRRNREMDSYRRRETDRRDDRRWDVDRDDRRRDAERDRDRKETDKDNRRRETERDRDNERRRDGDRDNRR